One stretch of Lagenorhynchus albirostris chromosome 13, mLagAlb1.1, whole genome shotgun sequence DNA includes these proteins:
- the DNAJC5G gene encoding dnaJ homolog subfamily C member 5G produces MAHVDKAARPLSKTGSTLYAVLELKKGASPEDVKKAYRRLALKYHPDKNPGDPQAAEIFKEINTAHSVLSDPKKRQIYDRHGSLGIYIYDHFGEEGVTYYFTLNSCWFKMLVLLCALLTCCCCCCCCCFCCGTLKPPPEEAAKKKYEPNVQNQPPRPGHREHFRRGEDNSSDDNY; encoded by the exons ATGGCTCACGTGGACAAAGCAGCCCGCCCGTTGTCCAAAACTGGATCAACCCTCTATGCAGTGCTGGAACTTAAGAAGGGTGCTTCACCTGAAGACGTCAAAAAGGCCTACAG GAGACTGGCCTTGAAGTATCATCCAGACAAGAATCCAGGGGACCCTCAAGCAGCAGAAATATTCAAGGAGATCAACACAGCCCACTCCGTACTGAGTGACCCTAAGAAGCGGCAAATTTACGACCGGCATGGCTCattgggaatatatatatacgaCCACTTTGGCGAAGAAGGCGTCACATACTATTTTACGCTGAATAGCTGTTGGTTCAAG ATGCTTGTCCTCCTGTGTGCTCTGCTTACctgttgctgttgctgctgctgctgctgcttttgctgTGGAACACTTAAGCCACCACCCGAGGAAGCAGCTAAGAAAAAATATGAGCCGAATGTCCAGAATCAGCCTCCAAGGCCAG GACACAGAGAACATTTTAGAAGAGGGGAAGATAATTCTAGTGATGATAATTATTAA